A genomic stretch from Blastocatellia bacterium includes:
- a CDS encoding phage tail protein produces the protein MSSDPQPSGELLKYLPAVFHADDLLADYLSAFEQILIGASDPPLRSLEATIAGISNYFNPKEAPEEFLPWLAGWMAFGMRADLPVNLQREFLAQVISLYKKRGTSDSMKQLLRIFTGAEPTILEGDDLADTKDPAWNVADGYQKWAGVDADGKPDGKGDGKPEHAFGVLLSFMDKQGGQDRTAPEIQRKLIIAYALIELEKPAHTIFYLVPVFPSLRLPDFSAGERAAGQTDPKAHSRIGFNTLLGVRSTK, from the coding sequence ATGTCGAGCGATCCACAGCCATCGGGCGAATTGCTGAAGTATCTGCCGGCGGTCTTTCACGCGGACGACTTGCTCGCCGATTACCTGTCAGCCTTCGAGCAGATACTGATTGGTGCTAGCGACCCGCCGCTGCGCAGCCTGGAGGCGACCATCGCCGGCATCAGCAACTACTTTAACCCGAAAGAAGCGCCCGAAGAGTTCTTGCCCTGGCTCGCCGGCTGGATGGCGTTCGGCATGCGGGCCGACCTGCCGGTCAACCTCCAGCGCGAGTTTCTGGCCCAGGTCATCAGCCTCTACAAGAAACGCGGAACGTCGGACAGCATGAAGCAACTTCTCAGGATTTTCACAGGGGCAGAGCCGACGATTCTGGAAGGCGACGACCTGGCCGACACCAAAGACCCTGCCTGGAACGTCGCCGATGGCTATCAGAAATGGGCTGGTGTCGACGCTGACGGCAAGCCTGATGGCAAGGGGGATGGCAAGCCGGAGCATGCCTTCGGCGTGCTGCTCTCTTTTATGGACAAACAGGGCGGACAGGACAGGACAGCTCCAGAGATACAGCGCAAGCTGATCATCGCTTATGCGCTGATCGAGCTGGAAAAGCCGGCGCACACGATCTTCTATCTGGTCCCGGTCTTTCCGAGCCTGAGGCTGCCCGACTTTTCGGCGGGCGAACGCGCCGCCGGTCAAACCGATCCCAAGGCACATAGCCGTATCGGCTTCAACACGCTGCTCGGCGTACGTTCGACGAAGTGA